A window of the Neomonachus schauinslandi unplaced genomic scaffold, ASM220157v2 HiC_scaffold_1092, whole genome shotgun sequence genome harbors these coding sequences:
- the LOC110569942 gene encoding procathepsin L-like: MTRQRAGQCASGWAFRAAGALKGRMFQKTGKLMSLSEQNLLDCSWSQGNEGCHGGLMDYAFQHVRNNGGLDSEESDPYRAQDGSCKYTPEYSAANVTGLVNIPQQGASLLVAEAAVGPVSAAVPASLDPFQVYKEGIYYDPNCSSEDLDHGTLVVGYGSQGEEPENQKYWIVKNSGGRDRGTQGYVLLAKDRDNQCGIATMARFPVV, translated from the exons ATGACAAGACAAAGGGCA GGTCAGTGTGCTTCTGGTTGGGCTTTTAGAGCAGCTGGTGCCCTCAAAGGACGGATGTTCCAGAAAACTGGCAAACTCATGTCACTGAGTGAGCAGAACCTGCTGGACTGCTCTTGGTCTCAAGGCAACGAGGGCTGCCATGGAGGCCTGATGGATTATGCCTTCCAGCACGTTCGGAACAACGGAGGCCTGGACTCAGAGGAATCCGATCCATATCGTGCACAG GACGGATCCTGCAAATACACACCCGAGTATTCTGCTGCCAATGTCACTGGCCTCGTGAACATCCCTCAGCAGGGGGCGTCCCTTCTGGTGGCGGAGGCAGCTGTGGGGCCTGTCTCTGCTGCTGTCCCCGCAAGCCTGGATCCCTTCCAGGTCTATAAAGAAG GCATTTATTATGATCCAAACTGCAGCAGTGAAGACCTGGATCACGGTACTCTGGTGGTTGGCTATGGCTCTCAAGGAGAAGAACCCGAGAACCAAAAATACTGGATTGTCAAGAACAG CGGGGGCAGGGACCGGGGCACGCAGGGCTACGTGCTGTTGGCCAAGGACCGGGACAACCAGTGTGGAATCGCCACCATGGCCCGCTTTCCTGTCGTGTGA
- the LOC110569944 gene encoding procathepsin L-like, which produces SVDWREKGYVTPVKDQGQCQSCWAFSATGALEGQMFRKTGKLVSLSEQNLVDCSRSQGNEGCSGGLIDYAFQYVKDNGGLDSEESYPYLARESESCKYRPEKSAANVTTFWHVLNKEDGLMTTVATVGPVSAAVDSSPDSFQFYKKGIYYDPNCSSESLNHGVLVVGYGFEGAESDNQKYWIVKNSWGTNWGTQGYMLLAKDRDNHCGIATMASFPVV; this is translated from the exons TCTGTGGACTGGAGAGAGAAAGGCTACGTAACCCCTGTGAAGGATCAG ggTCAGTGTCAATCTTGTTGGGCTTTTAGTGCAACTGGTGCTCTCGAAGGACAGATGTTCCGGAAAACTGGCAAACTCGTGTCACTGAGTGAGCAGAACCTGGTGGACTGCTCTCGGTCTCAAGGCAATGAGGGCTGCAGTGGTGGCCTGATAGATTATGCCTTCCAGTATGTGAAGGACAACGGAGGCCTGGACTCAGAGGAATCCTATCCGTATCTTGCAAGG GAA AGTGAATCCTGCAAATACAGGCCTGAGAAATCTGCTGCCAATGTGACCACCTTCTGGCACGTCTTAAACAAGGAGGATGGTCTTATGACCACGGTGGCAACTGTGGGGCCGGTCTCTGCTGCTGTAGATTCAAGCCCGGATTCCTTCCAGTTCTATAAAAAAG GCATTTATTATGATCCAAATTGCAGCAGTGAAAGCCTGAATCATGGTGTTCTGGTGGTTGGCTATGGCTTTGAAGGAGCAGAATCGGATAACCAAAAATACTGGATTGTCAAGAACAG CTGGGGTACAAACTGGGGCACGCAGGGCTACATGCTGTTGGCCAAGGACCGGGACAACCACTGTGGAATCGCCACCATGGCTAGTTTTCCTGTCGTGTGA